The following coding sequences lie in one Synergistota bacterium genomic window:
- a CDS encoding (2Fe-2S)-binding protein has product MADEKDIVICRCEDVTLGEIRELIKKGYATVDEIKRITRAGMGPCQGRTCRDLIIREIVRLTGKRIDEVPMPTFRPPIKPIKLGVLAQGEDEGE; this is encoded by the coding sequence GTGGCAGATGAGAAGGATATCGTAATTTGTAGGTGTGAGGATGTAACATTGGGTGAGATACGTGAACTTATAAAGAAAGGATATGCTACAGTTGATGAAATAAAGAGGATTACTCGAGCTGGTATGGGGCCCTGTCAAGGGAGGACCTGCAGGGATCTTATAATAAGGGAGATAGTTCGCTTGACAGGTAAAAGGATAGATGAGGTACCGATGCCTACCTTTAGGCCTCCTATTAAACCTATTAAACTTGGGGTCCTCGCTCAAGGCGAGGATGAGGGGGAATGA
- a CDS encoding class I SAM-dependent methyltransferase, with product MKEKLRTFFNEMADKWDEIQDISYEKLEQLLSRLPIPRGSVILDVGSGTGVLIPFLRKLFMPSLIVEMDIAERMLAIARRKFGSDGILYIWGDAESYRFDINFDAIICYSSFPHFEDKEKAIKNLVNFLDGRGIFAIVHTLGREDIRRIHSMNEITKDDILPSAEEISLLFKKNGLEILESIDDEDKYLVVGVKVENPRLNL from the coding sequence GTGAAGGAAAAGCTTCGGACCTTCTTTAACGAGATGGCTGATAAATGGGATGAGATACAAGATATATCCTATGAGAAGCTGGAACAGCTTCTTTCTCGGCTACCTATACCAAGGGGAAGCGTGATACTAGATGTGGGTTCTGGAACTGGCGTGCTTATACCTTTCCTAAGAAAGCTTTTTATGCCCTCCTTGATAGTTGAGATGGATATAGCTGAAAGGATGCTTGCTATAGCTAGGAGGAAGTTTGGAAGTGATGGAATACTTTACATTTGGGGTGACGCGGAAAGTTATAGGTTTGATATAAACTTTGATGCTATAATCTGCTACTCCTCCTTTCCTCACTTTGAGGATAAGGAAAAGGCAATCAAAAATCTCGTTAATTTTCTTGATGGGAGGGGAATATTTGCTATAGTTCATACCTTGGGGAGAGAAGATATCCGCAGGATTCATTCTATGAATGAGATAACCAAGGATGATATCCTTCCTTCGGCAGAAGAGATTTCTCTTTTATTTAAAAAGAATGGATTGGAAATCCTTGAAAGTATAGACGATGAGGACAAGTATCTTGTCGTTGGTGTAAAGGTTGAGAATCCAAGACTAAATTTATAA
- a CDS encoding 4Fe-4S binding protein, with the protein MLEKTGVPTPEQIKEVTPPEEILNSKPVVIVECFQKIPCDPCHTACPTGAILEFEDINDLPRVDWNKCTGCALCVAKCPGLAVFVVDMTYSDKEAIVKLPYEFLPVPQKGEIVECLNREGIVVSKGKVLHVFEPFKDGTKVISVAVPKELAMEVRHIRVVRNGGR; encoded by the coding sequence ATGCTTGAGAAAACGGGCGTACCTACTCCTGAACAGATAAAGGAAGTGACACCTCCGGAAGAAATTCTAAACTCTAAGCCTGTTGTTATAGTTGAATGCTTTCAAAAGATCCCTTGCGATCCGTGTCATACAGCTTGTCCAACGGGAGCTATTTTAGAGTTTGAAGATATAAATGATCTTCCAAGGGTAGATTGGAATAAGTGTACAGGATGTGCCCTTTGTGTTGCTAAGTGTCCGGGTCTGGCTGTTTTCGTTGTTGACATGACCTATTCTGACAAAGAAGCGATCGTTAAACTTCCTTATGAGTTTCTTCCCGTTCCTCAAAAGGGAGAAATTGTAGAGTGTTTAAACAGAGAAGGGATTGTCGTTTCGAAGGGTAAGGTTCTTCATGTTTTTGAGCCCTTCAAAGATGGTACAAAGGTTATTTCTGTAGCGGTTCCTAAAGAGCTTGCGATGGAAGTAAGGCACATAAGGGTGGTGAGGAATGGTGGCAGATGA
- a CDS encoding NAD(P)/FAD-dependent oxidoreductase: protein MKETEILVVGGGPAGLSASIEAARAGAKVLIIDDGLRLGGQLVKQTHKFFGSKEEYAGTRGFKIADLLLQELEEYKDRFEAITNTTVTGYYADDGVFGALTGEEKYFKVKPKKVVIATGAYEKTIPVPNCDLPGVYGAGAVQTLMNVYGVKPGEKALMVGAGNIGLIISYQLAQAGVKVQAVVEAMPKIGGYLVHASKIRRIGIPIYTSHTVKEIHGEDYVEGATIVQVDERWEFISGTEKYIEADLICLAVGLSPLIELLWQAGCKMRYIPELGGYVPVRNKEMRTSHPDFYVAGDAAAIEEASTAMIEGRIAGLCAAASLGYKLPDFEERFNKFWMQLEILRKGPVTEKIRQGLPRATVEGVQEYA from the coding sequence TTGAAAGAGACAGAGATATTGGTGGTAGGTGGCGGGCCTGCCGGTTTAAGCGCATCAATTGAGGCCGCTCGTGCAGGAGCCAAGGTTTTAATAATAGATGATGGCCTTAGACTAGGTGGCCAGCTTGTAAAGCAGACGCATAAGTTTTTTGGCTCGAAGGAAGAATACGCTGGGACAAGGGGTTTCAAGATAGCGGATCTTCTTCTTCAAGAGCTCGAGGAGTATAAGGATAGATTTGAAGCTATCACTAATACAACTGTTACGGGGTATTACGCTGATGATGGGGTTTTTGGAGCTTTAACCGGGGAGGAAAAGTACTTTAAGGTGAAGCCTAAGAAGGTTGTAATTGCTACCGGTGCTTATGAAAAGACCATTCCTGTTCCTAACTGTGATCTTCCTGGGGTTTATGGTGCTGGGGCAGTTCAAACTCTGATGAATGTTTATGGAGTTAAACCTGGCGAGAAGGCTTTAATGGTTGGAGCTGGGAATATAGGGCTTATAATAAGCTACCAGCTAGCACAAGCTGGCGTTAAGGTTCAAGCGGTTGTGGAAGCTATGCCTAAGATAGGTGGATATTTAGTTCACGCTTCGAAGATAAGAAGGATAGGCATACCTATATATACATCTCATACTGTTAAAGAGATACATGGTGAAGATTATGTAGAGGGGGCAACTATAGTGCAAGTGGATGAAAGGTGGGAGTTTATATCTGGGACTGAAAAGTATATAGAAGCTGACCTTATTTGTCTTGCTGTTGGGTTATCTCCCCTAATTGAGCTTCTGTGGCAGGCGGGGTGCAAGATGAGGTATATTCCTGAACTCGGAGGCTATGTTCCCGTAAGGAATAAGGAGATGCGAACTTCACATCCGGATTTCTATGTTGCAGGAGATGCTGCTGCCATAGAGGAGGCCTCTACAGCAATGATTGAAGGTAGAATAGCTGGTTTATGTGCTGCAGCAAGCTTAGGATATAAGTTGCCCGATTTTGAAGAGAGATTTAACAAGTTTTGGATGCAGCTTGAGATTTTGAGGAAGGGTCCCGTAACTGAAAAGATAAGACAGGGACTTCCAAGGGCTACTGTGGAAGGAGTGCAAGAATATGCTTGA
- a CDS encoding DUF4198 domain-containing protein encodes MRLLLAVLLVFTITGVAWGHDVWFIPKGNLFLIAYGHGNDLEKYDVKKVKEVKGFSPKGEPLGVKLIEGDGEVAVSLTDSSKNLAILTVFFDNGYWVKTPEGWKNMSKVEYGKPVEDSSHPLKYSKLILSWSEASLKPVGLEFEIIPLNQPIKDKELGLQVLYKGKPTPDVTIEIQGSDKTFKTDKNGTVIITGIREGYNVIIASTRIPLEDKTHADRLSLSSTLCFELK; translated from the coding sequence TTGCGCTTACTGTTAGCGGTACTGCTGGTATTTACTATTACGGGTGTAGCATGGGGACACGACGTTTGGTTTATACCAAAGGGAAATCTTTTCCTTATAGCCTATGGACACGGAAACGATCTTGAAAAGTACGATGTCAAGAAGGTCAAAGAGGTTAAGGGTTTTTCCCCTAAGGGAGAACCTCTAGGGGTAAAGCTGATCGAAGGAGATGGCGAGGTAGCTGTGAGTTTGACTGATTCCTCTAAAAATCTGGCTATTTTAACCGTTTTCTTCGACAATGGTTACTGGGTAAAAACGCCTGAGGGATGGAAAAACATGTCAAAAGTTGAATACGGAAAACCTGTTGAGGACTCCTCTCATCCATTAAAGTACAGCAAACTAATTTTAAGTTGGAGTGAAGCATCTCTAAAACCGGTTGGTTTAGAGTTTGAAATAATACCTTTAAATCAACCTATAAAAGACAAAGAGCTTGGACTTCAAGTGTTGTACAAGGGGAAACCCACGCCCGATGTAACAATCGAAATCCAAGGTTCAGATAAGACATTTAAAACGGATAAGAACGGCACGGTTATCATAACCGGTATAAGGGAAGGTTATAACGTAATAATAGCAAGCACAAGGATACCCCTGGAGGATAAAACACATGCGGATAGACTATCCTTATCTTCAACCTTATGCTTCGAGCTAAAATGA
- a CDS encoding (2Fe-2S)-binding protein gives MGWIGEHPILSFKHGRKVKFYVDGRECEGYEGEPIAAALHANGIKVYRRSVKLGRPRGFFCAVGKCSSCFMVVNGVPNVRVCITPLKEGMRIQTQTGKGEIR, from the coding sequence GTGGGATGGATAGGGGAGCATCCTATTTTGAGTTTTAAGCATGGTAGAAAGGTCAAGTTTTACGTTGATGGGAGGGAATGCGAAGGATATGAGGGAGAGCCGATTGCCGCTGCCCTTCATGCTAATGGTATTAAAGTTTATAGAAGGAGTGTAAAGTTGGGAAGACCGAGAGGCTTTTTCTGCGCTGTTGGCAAGTGTTCCTCCTGCTTTATGGTTGTGAATGGTGTTCCTAACGTTAGGGTTTGCATAACTCCTCTTAAAGAGGGAATGAGGATTCAAACTCAAACTGGAAAGGGTGAGATACGTTGA
- a CDS encoding nitroreductase family protein codes for MDVKRAIEERRAYRSLDKINIPLETLIDLAKCASLSPSCFNNQPWRFIFVNSEEKLLAMREALSKGNEWAYDASAFIAVCSKPDLDCMLKDGRQYYAFDVGISVGILMLRATELDLVAHPIAGYSPDKVKEILNIPKEYEVITLLVVGKHSKDIKPTLTEKQIKAEKERPPRLQLKEFAFLNNFGNPLE; via the coding sequence ATGGATGTAAAAAGAGCTATAGAGGAAAGAAGAGCTTACAGATCTCTCGATAAGATCAACATACCTCTGGAAACACTTATAGACTTAGCAAAATGCGCCTCTTTATCTCCCTCTTGCTTTAACAATCAACCTTGGAGGTTCATCTTTGTGAACTCAGAGGAAAAGCTATTAGCGATGCGAGAAGCCTTATCAAAAGGAAACGAATGGGCTTATGATGCATCCGCTTTTATAGCCGTTTGTAGCAAACCAGATCTCGATTGCATGCTTAAAGACGGAAGACAGTATTACGCCTTCGATGTAGGGATATCCGTTGGAATATTGATGTTAAGAGCAACCGAGCTTGACTTAGTAGCACATCCCATAGCAGGATACTCACCGGATAAGGTAAAGGAGATTCTTAACATACCTAAAGAATATGAAGTGATAACCCTTTTAGTAGTGGGAAAACACTCGAAAGATATAAAACCAACCTTGACCGAAAAACAAATTAAAGCTGAAAAGGAAAGGCCTCCCCGCCTACAGCTTAAAGAGTTCGCTTTCTTGAACAACTTTGGAAACCCGCTTGAATAA
- a CDS encoding glycyl-radical enzyme activating protein: MIFDIKRYTIHDGPGIRTTVFMKGCPLNCWWCHNPEGISRKIEIAHLEYKCLRCKGCLEACPLKAISFSEKKVLIDRNRCNGCGICVEACPTSALKKIGKVISIPELIEEVEKDLPFYDSSNGGVTFSGGEPLAQPEFLAQCLKELKKRYINTIVDTSGYAPRESLALILPHTDLFLYDIKLFNSNEHKRYTGVSNEIIKENLKFLLENGKKTILRLPVIPGITDSLNNVKEWVNLISKLDGILEVNLLPYHEVSEKYQRLNKEYKMKLNLKTSEETLSWIRGEFEKIGLKVKIGG, translated from the coding sequence CTGATTTTCGACATTAAAAGGTATACTATTCACGATGGCCCAGGAATAAGAACAACTGTATTTATGAAAGGTTGTCCCCTAAATTGCTGGTGGTGCCATAATCCTGAAGGTATATCAAGAAAAATAGAAATAGCTCACCTTGAGTATAAGTGCCTAAGGTGCAAAGGTTGCCTTGAAGCTTGTCCTTTGAAAGCCATAAGCTTTAGCGAGAAAAAGGTATTAATCGACCGCAACCGATGCAACGGTTGTGGAATATGTGTAGAAGCATGTCCTACAAGCGCTCTTAAGAAGATCGGAAAAGTAATAAGTATCCCAGAGCTTATAGAAGAGGTAGAAAAGGATTTACCTTTCTATGATAGCTCAAATGGAGGTGTAACTTTCTCAGGGGGAGAACCGTTAGCACAACCTGAGTTTTTAGCGCAATGTTTAAAAGAATTAAAGAAAAGATATATAAATACCATAGTGGATACCTCCGGTTATGCCCCGAGGGAAAGCCTTGCGTTGATCCTTCCTCACACAGATCTATTCCTCTATGATATAAAGCTTTTTAACTCTAACGAACACAAAAGATATACAGGTGTATCAAACGAAATCATAAAAGAGAACCTTAAATTTTTGTTAGAAAACGGAAAGAAGACCATCCTAAGACTTCCAGTAATACCTGGGATTACCGATAGCCTTAATAACGTTAAAGAGTGGGTAAACTTAATATCTAAGCTTGATGGAATCCTAGAGGTAAACCTCTTACCCTATCACGAGGTCAGTGAAAAATATCAGAGGCTAAATAAAGAATATAAAATGAAGCTAAATTTAAAAACAAGCGAGGAAACCTTAAGCTGGATACGAGGAGAGTTCGAGAAGATAGGCTTAAAGGTTAAAATCGGGGGGTAA
- the rsmA gene encoding 16S rRNA (adenine(1518)-N(6)/adenine(1519)-N(6))-dimethyltransferase RsmA: MKYLTLKQMKVLAHKVKLRFSKAKGQSFLYDPQLLDKICRVANLGKNTFVLEIGSGMGNLSLFLSRYAAKVVGVEVDEKLCKVLDEVMGSQPNFYLIEDDILKVDLSFLEEEKKKYEVKVVANLPYRIATEIILYLLEKGKGLIDELYLMLQKEVAERIASPPKRKTRGALSVIVQYYAEVQILFNVPSRVFYPQPKVESSFIKLKPYENPRGKWGIKDEDLFFKIVKEGFKRKRKTLLNNLKVLFEEIKLKSILAEMNLPATVRAEELPLEDWVKITNSIKESLTKEG; the protein is encoded by the coding sequence ATGAAATATCTAACCCTAAAACAGATGAAGGTCCTGGCTCACAAAGTTAAATTAAGATTTAGCAAGGCTAAGGGGCAGAGCTTTCTATACGATCCCCAGCTACTGGATAAGATATGCAGAGTAGCAAATTTAGGTAAAAATACCTTCGTATTAGAAATAGGTTCGGGAATGGGCAACCTATCTCTTTTCCTATCTAGATATGCAGCAAAGGTCGTAGGTGTAGAAGTCGATGAAAAGCTATGCAAAGTACTAGATGAAGTGATGGGAAGTCAACCAAACTTTTATCTAATAGAAGATGATATTCTTAAGGTAGATCTATCTTTTTTAGAGGAAGAGAAGAAGAAATATGAGGTAAAAGTTGTGGCAAATCTCCCCTATAGAATTGCAACTGAAATAATACTATACCTTTTAGAAAAGGGTAAAGGGCTTATAGATGAACTATACCTAATGCTTCAAAAGGAGGTAGCGGAAAGAATCGCCTCACCCCCAAAAAGAAAAACCCGCGGAGCTTTAAGCGTGATAGTGCAATATTATGCAGAGGTCCAGATCCTTTTTAACGTTCCTTCAAGGGTATTTTATCCCCAACCTAAGGTTGAATCCTCCTTCATAAAACTTAAACCTTATGAAAACCCGAGAGGAAAATGGGGTATTAAGGATGAAGACCTATTTTTCAAGATAGTCAAAGAAGGTTTTAAAAGGAAGAGGAAAACCTTACTTAACAATCTCAAAGTCCTCTTCGAAGAAATCAAGCTAAAGTCTATATTAGCGGAAATGAATCTACCTGCAACGGTAAGAGCAGAAGAGCTCCCTTTAGAGGATTGGGTTAAGATAACTAATAGTATCAAAGAAAGCTTGACAAAAGAAGGTTAA
- a CDS encoding fumarylacetoacetate hydrolase family protein, with protein sequence MKIVRFILRDEVRLGVWVNEEVIDITEAKDDKYQSILDLSIDAKRKNRSIGDLLKEIITENPQGLKRLPFKNLKIIKPIDPPEVWGAGVTYKRSEEEREKETGIKGIYSMVYRAKRPEIFFKATNHRCVGPDEEIGIRGDSNWSVPEPELAFVLGFDGEIIGFTAGNDVSSRDIEAANPLYLSQAKIFEACCAIGPSIVTVDEVGLEPKLNIECRIFRNGNMIFEGKTSTEQMKRSISEIREYLLKYNPVPPGSVCLTGTGIIPPEDFSLIEGDIVEIEIEKIGILKNKVKLL encoded by the coding sequence TTGAAAATTGTACGTTTCATTCTCAGGGATGAGGTTCGTCTCGGTGTCTGGGTAAACGAAGAAGTTATAGACATAACCGAGGCGAAAGATGATAAGTATCAGAGCATATTAGATTTATCTATTGATGCAAAAAGGAAAAATAGAAGCATTGGGGATCTTCTGAAGGAAATAATAACTGAAAATCCTCAAGGTCTCAAAAGGTTACCATTCAAAAACCTCAAGATCATAAAACCCATAGACCCTCCTGAGGTTTGGGGAGCAGGAGTAACCTATAAAAGAAGCGAAGAGGAAAGAGAAAAAGAAACGGGTATAAAGGGAATATATAGTATGGTTTATAGGGCAAAAAGACCGGAGATATTCTTTAAAGCTACAAATCATCGCTGTGTAGGCCCCGACGAGGAAATAGGGATAAGAGGAGATTCTAATTGGAGCGTACCAGAGCCAGAGCTTGCTTTTGTACTTGGATTCGATGGAGAAATAATCGGTTTCACAGCAGGAAATGATGTATCTTCAAGAGATATAGAGGCAGCAAATCCCCTTTACCTTTCCCAGGCCAAGATATTCGAAGCATGCTGTGCAATAGGTCCATCAATAGTTACCGTTGACGAGGTAGGCCTTGAACCTAAACTCAACATAGAATGTAGAATATTTAGAAACGGAAATATGATATTCGAAGGAAAAACTAGCACAGAGCAGATGAAAAGAAGCATAAGCGAAATAAGAGAGTATCTTTTAAAGTATAACCCTGTTCCTCCAGGAAGCGTATGCTTAACAGGAACAGGGATAATCCCTCCCGAGGATTTTTCGTTAATTGAAGGAGATATAGTAGAGATAGAAATAGAGAAAATAGGAATCTTAAAAAATAAAGTTAAATTACTTTAA
- a CDS encoding glycyl radical protein — MGEFVSKVCEEKIGREIKRRRSPIKPVNERISKLRNESVEKEVKISLERAKLITEFYKSDLPKGKSIPIQRALFFKYLLENCSIPLEEGELIVGLRGTGIKEVPTYPEICVHSLEDLEILNSRENMPYKVNEEVKKAYKEEIIPFWKGKDMRNIIFENLPKEWINAYEAGIWTEFMEQRSPGHTAGGERIFKMGILDIKEEIKKKITELKESDPDYYEKMEELKAMDIAADAIMIYAERYAKKLEKTANEEKDPERKAELEKMAEICRWVPAHAPRTFWEALQHYWFIHVGVTYETNPWDSFNPGRIDQHLYPFYKRDLEEGRLTRERAKELLQAFWLKFNNQPAVPKVGVTAEESFTYNDFSKLNFGGLKEDGSDGVNELSYLFLEVLREMRTLQPNTAVLISNKNPDRFLIEALRVASDGFGEPPFFNFDGVIVKMLRQGKSLEDARTSGVSGCVETGAFGKECYILTGYFNLPKILEITLNNGTDPLTGKRIGLETGDPRDFRSFEELWNAFLRQVKHFLDIKMRGNDIIESLYAKLLPVPFLSLWIDDCIRNAKDYNAGGARYNTQYIQLVGLGTLADSLASIKYHVFDKKKISINTLLDALRSNWKGYELLREVLRNPEKTPKFGNDDDYVDEIAKMLVDSLVEMIESYPPSSIRRAQRRVYFLPTTVHVYFGKVTGATPDGREAGFPVSEGISPVQGMDRKGIAAVFKSIAKCDWDKTGGALLNQKLTPDLFETEENLFKLAQLIRTFFRLGGHHVQFNVISAEVLREAQKRPADFQDLMVRVAGYSDYFVNLPKGLQEEIIARTEHNKV, encoded by the coding sequence ATGGGTGAGTTTGTGTCTAAAGTATGTGAAGAGAAGATCGGAAGGGAGATCAAAAGGCGTAGATCCCCCATAAAACCAGTTAATGAAAGAATTTCAAAACTAAGGAATGAAAGCGTTGAAAAAGAAGTTAAGATTTCCCTTGAAAGGGCAAAACTTATAACCGAGTTTTACAAAAGCGATCTTCCGAAAGGGAAGTCAATCCCGATTCAAAGAGCTTTATTCTTTAAATATCTCCTTGAAAACTGCTCAATACCCTTAGAAGAAGGAGAACTTATAGTGGGCTTGAGAGGAACAGGAATAAAGGAGGTTCCAACCTATCCTGAGATTTGTGTTCATAGTTTAGAGGATTTAGAAATATTAAATTCAAGGGAAAACATGCCTTATAAGGTAAATGAAGAGGTCAAAAAAGCTTATAAAGAAGAGATAATCCCTTTCTGGAAAGGCAAAGATATGAGAAACATCATCTTTGAGAATCTCCCTAAAGAGTGGATAAACGCCTATGAAGCAGGGATATGGACGGAGTTTATGGAGCAAAGATCTCCAGGCCATACTGCAGGAGGAGAGAGAATTTTTAAAATGGGGATCCTCGACATAAAGGAGGAAATAAAGAAAAAGATAACCGAACTTAAAGAAAGCGATCCAGACTACTACGAGAAGATGGAAGAATTGAAAGCCATGGATATAGCAGCCGATGCCATAATGATTTATGCTGAGCGTTATGCAAAAAAATTAGAAAAAACGGCAAATGAAGAAAAGGATCCAGAGAGAAAAGCAGAGCTTGAAAAAATGGCGGAGATATGCAGATGGGTACCCGCACATGCTCCAAGAACTTTTTGGGAGGCTCTTCAACACTACTGGTTTATTCATGTGGGGGTAACTTATGAGACCAACCCCTGGGATTCCTTTAATCCTGGAAGGATAGATCAACATCTTTATCCATTTTACAAGAGAGATTTAGAGGAAGGAAGGTTAACAAGAGAAAGGGCGAAGGAACTACTCCAAGCCTTTTGGCTTAAATTTAATAACCAACCAGCTGTCCCAAAAGTTGGAGTTACAGCGGAAGAGAGCTTTACATACAATGATTTCTCAAAGCTAAACTTCGGTGGCCTAAAGGAGGATGGATCTGATGGAGTTAACGAACTATCTTACCTTTTCTTAGAGGTTTTAAGGGAAATGAGAACATTACAACCGAACACTGCGGTTTTGATAAGTAACAAAAACCCAGATAGGTTTCTAATAGAGGCCCTAAGGGTAGCTTCAGATGGCTTCGGTGAACCCCCGTTTTTCAACTTTGATGGAGTTATAGTGAAGATGTTAAGACAGGGGAAAAGCTTAGAAGATGCAAGAACCTCTGGGGTAAGCGGATGTGTTGAAACTGGTGCCTTTGGAAAAGAGTGTTACATATTAACTGGATACTTTAACCTCCCAAAGATACTTGAGATAACATTAAATAATGGAACTGATCCCTTAACGGGCAAGAGGATAGGATTAGAAACTGGCGATCCCAGAGATTTTAGAAGCTTTGAAGAGCTATGGAATGCCTTTCTAAGACAAGTAAAGCATTTCTTAGATATAAAAATGAGAGGCAACGATATAATAGAAAGCCTTTACGCCAAGCTTCTTCCAGTACCATTCTTATCCTTATGGATAGATGACTGTATCAGAAACGCAAAGGACTATAACGCAGGAGGAGCAAGATACAACACTCAATACATCCAATTAGTTGGACTTGGAACCTTAGCTGACAGCCTAGCTTCTATAAAGTATCATGTCTTTGACAAAAAGAAAATCTCCATAAACACACTCTTAGATGCTTTAAGATCTAACTGGAAAGGTTATGAACTACTAAGGGAGGTTTTACGCAACCCTGAAAAAACTCCCAAGTTTGGGAATGATGATGATTATGTAGATGAAATAGCTAAAATGCTAGTAGATTCCCTAGTAGAAATGATTGAAAGCTATCCACCCTCCTCTATAAGGAGAGCCCAAAGAAGGGTTTACTTTTTACCAACCACAGTTCATGTTTATTTTGGAAAGGTAACTGGAGCCACTCCTGATGGTAGAGAGGCAGGCTTTCCTGTATCTGAAGGGATATCACCCGTTCAAGGAATGGATAGAAAGGGTATAGCCGCAGTTTTTAAAAGCATAGCTAAATGCGATTGGGACAAAACTGGAGGAGCCTTACTTAACCAAAAGCTAACGCCTGATCTCTTTGAAACCGAAGAAAATCTCTTTAAGCTTGCACAACTTATAAGGACTTTCTTTAGGCTTGGTGGACATCACGTCCAATTTAATGTAATAAGCGCTGAAGTCTTAAGAGAAGCTCAGAAAAGACCTGCAGACTTCCAAGATCTAATGGTTAGAGTAGCAGGTTATAGCGACTACTTCGTTAACCTACCAAAGGGATTACAAGAGGAAATAATAGCCCGCACGGAACATAACAAGGTATGA
- a CDS encoding FAD-binding oxidoreductase, translating into MRKSADVVIIGGGIQGCAIAYNLAKMGCKNVVILERNTIASGSTGRCAAGIRAQWGTEMNCRLGIASIEIFENLSEELGRDIDLHQGGYLIIAYKESEFEQLKKNVKLQNSLGIKSKIISEEEAKELCPLLNTEGVVGFTFHQRDGHADPLLTTFAYAEAARRLGVEICSFTEAIGIDVRNGKIRGVITNKGYISTKVVVNCAGPYAKEVAAMVGVDIPIYPERHEILVTEPIERVSKPMLMSFSGNFYVQQRPHGSFIMGYGPKEHLRSHALNSTWGFLEEMAKKFVRLLPALSGLRVVRQWAGSYEMSPDAQPILGGIDEIEGFYISAGFSGHGFMFGPITGKVLAELILNGESSIPVEMLNYRRFERGNLIKEPAVV; encoded by the coding sequence ATGAGAAAGAGCGCTGATGTTGTTATTATAGGTGGAGGAATCCAAGGGTGTGCTATAGCTTATAACTTAGCTAAGATGGGCTGTAAAAACGTAGTAATTCTTGAAAGGAATACCATTGCAAGCGGTTCCACTGGGAGATGCGCTGCAGGTATAAGGGCTCAATGGGGAACGGAGATGAACTGTCGCTTAGGTATAGCTTCTATAGAGATATTTGAAAATCTCTCTGAGGAGCTTGGAAGGGATATAGATTTGCATCAAGGAGGCTACCTGATAATAGCTTATAAGGAGAGCGAGTTTGAACAGCTTAAGAAAAACGTGAAGCTTCAAAATAGCCTTGGTATAAAGTCAAAGATTATATCGGAAGAAGAAGCTAAGGAGCTATGTCCCCTTCTGAATACGGAAGGGGTGGTAGGCTTTACTTTTCACCAAAGAGATGGACATGCGGATCCTCTTTTAACCACTTTCGCTTATGCTGAGGCTGCTCGAAGGCTTGGAGTGGAGATATGTAGTTTCACTGAAGCTATAGGTATAGATGTGAGGAATGGGAAAATTAGAGGTGTTATTACAAACAAAGGATATATCTCAACTAAAGTGGTAGTTAATTGCGCTGGTCCTTATGCTAAGGAAGTAGCGGCAATGGTTGGAGTAGACATACCGATATATCCTGAAAGGCACGAGATACTTGTTACTGAGCCTATAGAAAGGGTTTCAAAGCCTATGCTTATGTCTTTTTCTGGGAACTTCTACGTTCAGCAAAGACCTCATGGAAGTTTCATAATGGGTTATGGACCTAAGGAGCATTTAAGAAGCCATGCACTTAACTCTACTTGGGGATTTCTCGAGGAGATGGCAAAAAAGTTTGTGAGATTGTTACCAGCCTTAAGTGGGCTTAGAGTTGTTAGACAATGGGCAGGTTCCTATGAGATGTCTCCAGATGCTCAACCTATCTTAGGGGGAATAGACGAGATAGAGGGATTTTACATATCAGCGGGCTTTAGTGGTCATGGCTTTATGTTTGGTCCGATAACCGGAAAGGTCTTGGCAGAACTTATACTTAATGGAGAAAGCTCTATACCAGTGGAAATGCTAAACTATAGAAGATTTGAGAGAGGAAACCTGATCAAAGAACCTGCTGTGGTTTAA